One Myripristis murdjan chromosome 18, fMyrMur1.1, whole genome shotgun sequence DNA window includes the following coding sequences:
- the LOC115376447 gene encoding claudin domain-containing protein 1-like — MVDNRYATALVISCVLSILATVYLSVAIGTQHWYQYSSPAVRGEANVSELRSLHEEFMDGEFDEKTYSDTLFRLNGTVGLWWRCVLVPANAHWFKETDVKMVMECRSFTLPQQFTPKYKEPGNHNSGEDMLRTYLWRCQFLLPLVSLGLVVLAGLIGFCACLCRSLTPTLGIGVLHLLAGLCTLATVCCYLAGMDLLHRVSVLPDKVDGSLGWSLYLALISSPLHMMAAALLVWAARSHSQNYYRMTAYRVA; from the exons ATGGTTGACAACCGCTACGCCACGGCTTTGGTCATCAGCTGCGTCCTCAGCATCCTGGCGACGGTGTATCTGTCCGTGGCCATCGGGACGCAGCACTGGTACCAGTACAGCAGCCCGGCCGTCCGCGGGGAGGCCAACGTGTCCGAGCTGCGCTCCCTGCATGAGGAGTTCATGGACGGGGAGTTTGACGAGAAAACCTACAGCGACACCCTGTTCCGCCTCAACGGGACCGTGGGCCTGTGGTGGCGGTGCGTCCTCGTTCCCGCCAACGCCCACTGGTTCAAGGAGACAG ATGTCAAGATGGTGATGGAGTGTCGGAGCTTCACTCTACCTCAGCAGTTCACTCCCAAGTACAAAGAACCAGGGAACCACAACAGTGGAGAAGACATGCTGCGCACCT ACCTGTGGAGGTGCCAGTTTCTGCTGCCTCTGGTGTCCCTGGGTCTGGTGGTGTTGGCAGGCCTGATTGGGTTCTGTGCCTGCCTCTGCCGAAGCCTCACTCCAACCCTGGGCATAGGAGTACTCCACTTGCTGGCTG GGCTCTGCACCCTTGCCACGGTGTGCTGCTACCTGGCTGGGATGGACCTGCTCCACCGGGTGTCGGTGCTGCCTGACAAGGTGGACGGCTCTCTGGGCTGGTCACTCTACCTGGCGCTCATTTCCTCCCCACTGCACATGATGGCCGCAGCACTGCTGGTGTGGGCGGCACGCAGCCACAGTCAGAACTACTACCGCATGACCGCCTACCGGGTGGCCTAG
- the LOC115376486 gene encoding oxysterol-binding protein 1-like isoform X2 encodes MSEVKTPTPTPAGDTYKGWVFKWTNYIKGYQRRWFVLSNGLLSYYRTQAEMGHTCRGTINLATATIAVDDACNFVISNGGAQTYHLKASCEVERQRWITALELAKAKAARMQAESDDSGDDFSPSSASVPPGQGGGTQNSEVQSTLRTLGSKVEDLSTCNDLISKHGSALQRSLSELDSLRLTGEAGDKIRQVTERATLFRITSNAMINACRDFLALAQAHSKRWQKALQAEREQRVRLEETLEQLAKQHNHLERAFRGAAQANTAADSKGSAGPGKGEASDEDDDNEFFDAMEEAPEFITVPADPQFHKRSSSNISGFNSEMGPDDQSLNEEPLTINQESPSQELAPLKKRRTRIPDKPNYSLNLWSIMKNCIGKELSKIPMPVNFNEPISMLQRLSEDLEYHELLDKAAKCQNSLEQLCYVAAFSVSSYSTTVHRTGKPFNPLLGETYELDRRRESGYRSLCEQVSHHPPAAAHHVISDRGWTLRQEITVASKFRGKYLSIMPLGTIHAIFEKGNNHYTWKKVTTTVHNIIVGKLWIDQSGEIDVVNHTTGDRCHLKFVPYSYFSRDVARKVTGVVMDKDGKAHYVLSGTWDEKMEFSRVMQSSRGGENGTEGKQKTVYQTLKAREVWRRNPLPEGAETIYFFTDLALTLNEPEEGVAPTDSRRRPDQRLMEDGRWDEANVEKQRLEEKQRSVRREREREAASQRTSSQSEEAVDEDSFTDPSLKSAPHDNYKALWFERCEDRITGEQVHIYKGGYWEAKERGSWEACPDIF; translated from the exons ATGTCGGAGGTTAAGACCCCCACTCCAACGCCAGCTGGAGACACATACAAAGGATGGGTGTTCAAATGGACAAACTACATCAAGGGCTATCAGCGAAGGTGGTTTGTCCTGAGCAACGGATTATTGTCATACTACAG GACCCAGGCAGAGATGGGTCACACGTGTAGAGGCACAATCAACTTGGCCACAGCAACTATTGCCGTTGATGATGCCTGCAATTTTGTGATCTCTAACGGAGGAGCTCAGACTTACCACCTAAAAGCCAGCTGTGAGGTGGAACGGCAACGCTGGATCACTGCCCTAGAACTGGCCAAAGCCAAGGCCGCACGCATGCAGGCCGAGTCAG atgACTCAGGGGATGACTTCTCGCCATCCTCTGCTTCGGTGCCCCCAGGACAAGGAGGCGGGACACAGAACTCCGAAGTCCAGTCCACGCTCAGGACACTAGGCAGCAAAGTGGAGGATCTTAGCACGTGTAATGATCTCATTTCCAAACATGGCTCTGCCCTCCAGAG GTCTTTGTCAGAACTGGACAGTTTGCGTCTCACTGGAGAGGCCGGGGATAAGATTCGGCAGGTGACAGAGAGGGCCACCCTGTTCCGCATCACCTCCAATGCCATGATTAAT GCATGCCGAGACTTCCTTGCACTGGCCCAGGCTCACAGTAAACGATGGCAGAAGGCCCTGCAGGCAGAGCGAGAGCAGCGGGTTAGACTGGAGGAAACTCTGGAGCAGCTGGCCAAGCAGCACAATCACCTGGAGCGAGCTTTCAGAGGGGCGGCGCAGGCTAACACTGCTGCAGACAGCAAAG GCTCTGCTGGACCAGGAAAGGGCGAGGCAAGCGATGAGGATGACGACAATGAGTTCTTTGATGCCATGGAGGAGGCCCCTGAGTTTATCACTGTACCTGCAGACCCCCAGTTCCATAA AAGGTCAAGCAGCAACATTAGTGGCTTCAACAGTGAAATGGGTCCTGACGATCAGTCG CTTAATGAGGAACCACTTACGATAAACCAAGAGTCACCATCTCAGGAGTTGGCACCACTGAAGAAGAGGCGGACCCGTATCCCAGACAAACCCAATTATTCCCTCAATCTGTGGAGCATCATGAAGAACTGCATTGGCAAAGAGCTGTCCAAGATCCCTATGCCT GTGAACTTCAATGAGCCCATTTCCATGCTGCAGCGCCTGTCAGAGGATCTCGAGTACCACGAACTGCTGGACAAGGCGGCCAAGTGCCAGAATTCCCTGGAGCAGTTGTGCTATGTGGCGGCCTTCTCCGTTTCATCCTACTCAACCACTGTTCATCGCACGGGCAAGCCCTTCAACCCACTGCTTGGCGAGACATACGAGTTGGATCGCCGGAGAGAGAGTGGCTACCGCTCCCTCTGCGAGCAGGTGAG tcaccaccccccagcagcagcacatcatgTGATCTCTGATCGAGGCTGGACCCTTAGGCAGGAAATCACAGTTGCCAGCAAGTTTCGCGGAAAATACCTTTCCATTATGCCTCTAG GCACAATCCATGCTATTTTTGAGAAAGGCAACAATCATTACACATGGAAGAAAGTTACTACCACCGTGCACAACATCATTGTAGGAAAACTATGGATTGATCAG TCAGGAGAAATCGATGTAGTGAACCACACAACAGGAGACCGCTGCCATCTGAAGTTTGTCCCATACAGCTACTTCTCCAGAGATGTAGCCAGAAAG GTGACAGGTGTGGTGATGGACAAGGACGGCAAGGCCCATTATGTGCTGTCGGGCACATGGGATGAGAAGATGGAGTTCTCTAGGGTGATGCAGAGTAGCCGAGGAGGAGAGAACGGCACTGAGGGCAAGCAGAAGACAGTCTACCAAACCCTCAAAGCCCGAGAAGTCTGGAGGAGGAATCCTCTGCC CGAGGGGGCAGAGACCATCTACTTCTTCACTGACTTGGCACTCACCCTCAACGAGCCTGAGGAGGGTGTGGCGCCCACTGACAGCCGGCGCAGGCCTGACCAGCGGTTGATGGAGGATGGCCGCTGGGATGAGGCTAACGTAGAGAaacagaggctggaggagaagcAGCGCAGTGTGCGCCGGGAGAGGGAGCGGGAGGCCGCCAGCCAGCGCACCTCCAGTCAGTCAGAAGAGG CTGTCGATGAGGACTCTTTTACTGACCCCTCTCTGAAAA GCGCACCCCATGACAACTACAAGGCACTTTGGTTTGAGCGCTGTGAGGACCGCATAACAGGTGAACAAGTTCATATCTACAAAGGAGGCTATTGGGAAGCCAAGGAGCGGGGCAGCTGGGAGGCCTGCCCAGACATATTCTGA
- the LOC115376486 gene encoding oxysterol-binding protein 1-like isoform X3 — MSEVKTPTPTPAGDTYKGWVFKWTNYIKGYQRRWFVLSNGLLSYYRTQAEMGHTCRGTINLATATIAVDDACNFVISNGGAQTYHLKASCEVERQRWITALELAKAKAARMQAESDDSGDDFSPSSASVPPGQGGGTQNSEVQSTLRTLGSKVEDLSTCNDLISKHGSALQRSLSELDSLRLTGEAGDKIRQVTERATLFRITSNAMINACRDFLALAQAHSKRWQKALQAEREQRVRLEETLEQLAKQHNHLERAFRGAAQANTAADSKGSAGPGKGEASDEDDDNEFFDAMEEAPEFITVPADPQFHKRSSSNISGFNSEMGPDDQSLNEEPLTINQESPSQELAPLKKRRTRIPDKPNYSLNLWSIMKNCIGKELSKIPMPVNFNEPISMLQRLSEDLEYHELLDKAAKCQNSLEQLCYVAAFSVSSYSTTVHRTGKPFNPLLGETYELDRRRESGYRSLCEQVSHHPPAAAHHVISDRGWTLRQEITVASKFRGKYLSIMPLGTIHAIFEKGNNHYTWKKVTTTVHNIIVGKLWIDQSGEIDVVNHTTGDRCHLKFVPYSYFSRDVARKVTGVVMDKDGKAHYVLSGTWDEKMEFSRVMQSSRGGENGTEGKQKTVYQTLKAREVWRRNPLPEGAETIYFFTDLALTLNEPEEGVAPTDSRRRPDQRLMEDGRWDEANVEKQRLEEKQRSVRREREREAASQRTSSQSEEGAPHDNYKALWFERCEDRITGEQVHIYKGGYWEAKERGSWEACPDIF; from the exons ATGTCGGAGGTTAAGACCCCCACTCCAACGCCAGCTGGAGACACATACAAAGGATGGGTGTTCAAATGGACAAACTACATCAAGGGCTATCAGCGAAGGTGGTTTGTCCTGAGCAACGGATTATTGTCATACTACAG GACCCAGGCAGAGATGGGTCACACGTGTAGAGGCACAATCAACTTGGCCACAGCAACTATTGCCGTTGATGATGCCTGCAATTTTGTGATCTCTAACGGAGGAGCTCAGACTTACCACCTAAAAGCCAGCTGTGAGGTGGAACGGCAACGCTGGATCACTGCCCTAGAACTGGCCAAAGCCAAGGCCGCACGCATGCAGGCCGAGTCAG atgACTCAGGGGATGACTTCTCGCCATCCTCTGCTTCGGTGCCCCCAGGACAAGGAGGCGGGACACAGAACTCCGAAGTCCAGTCCACGCTCAGGACACTAGGCAGCAAAGTGGAGGATCTTAGCACGTGTAATGATCTCATTTCCAAACATGGCTCTGCCCTCCAGAG GTCTTTGTCAGAACTGGACAGTTTGCGTCTCACTGGAGAGGCCGGGGATAAGATTCGGCAGGTGACAGAGAGGGCCACCCTGTTCCGCATCACCTCCAATGCCATGATTAAT GCATGCCGAGACTTCCTTGCACTGGCCCAGGCTCACAGTAAACGATGGCAGAAGGCCCTGCAGGCAGAGCGAGAGCAGCGGGTTAGACTGGAGGAAACTCTGGAGCAGCTGGCCAAGCAGCACAATCACCTGGAGCGAGCTTTCAGAGGGGCGGCGCAGGCTAACACTGCTGCAGACAGCAAAG GCTCTGCTGGACCAGGAAAGGGCGAGGCAAGCGATGAGGATGACGACAATGAGTTCTTTGATGCCATGGAGGAGGCCCCTGAGTTTATCACTGTACCTGCAGACCCCCAGTTCCATAA AAGGTCAAGCAGCAACATTAGTGGCTTCAACAGTGAAATGGGTCCTGACGATCAGTCG CTTAATGAGGAACCACTTACGATAAACCAAGAGTCACCATCTCAGGAGTTGGCACCACTGAAGAAGAGGCGGACCCGTATCCCAGACAAACCCAATTATTCCCTCAATCTGTGGAGCATCATGAAGAACTGCATTGGCAAAGAGCTGTCCAAGATCCCTATGCCT GTGAACTTCAATGAGCCCATTTCCATGCTGCAGCGCCTGTCAGAGGATCTCGAGTACCACGAACTGCTGGACAAGGCGGCCAAGTGCCAGAATTCCCTGGAGCAGTTGTGCTATGTGGCGGCCTTCTCCGTTTCATCCTACTCAACCACTGTTCATCGCACGGGCAAGCCCTTCAACCCACTGCTTGGCGAGACATACGAGTTGGATCGCCGGAGAGAGAGTGGCTACCGCTCCCTCTGCGAGCAG gtgagtcaccaccccccagcagcagcacatcatgTGATCTCTGATCGAGGCTGGACCCTTAGGCAGGAAATCACAGTTGCCAGCAAGTTTCGCGGAAAATACCTTTCCATTATGCCTCTAG GCACAATCCATGCTATTTTTGAGAAAGGCAACAATCATTACACATGGAAGAAAGTTACTACCACCGTGCACAACATCATTGTAGGAAAACTATGGATTGATCAG TCAGGAGAAATCGATGTAGTGAACCACACAACAGGAGACCGCTGCCATCTGAAGTTTGTCCCATACAGCTACTTCTCCAGAGATGTAGCCAGAAAG GTGACAGGTGTGGTGATGGACAAGGACGGCAAGGCCCATTATGTGCTGTCGGGCACATGGGATGAGAAGATGGAGTTCTCTAGGGTGATGCAGAGTAGCCGAGGAGGAGAGAACGGCACTGAGGGCAAGCAGAAGACAGTCTACCAAACCCTCAAAGCCCGAGAAGTCTGGAGGAGGAATCCTCTGCC CGAGGGGGCAGAGACCATCTACTTCTTCACTGACTTGGCACTCACCCTCAACGAGCCTGAGGAGGGTGTGGCGCCCACTGACAGCCGGCGCAGGCCTGACCAGCGGTTGATGGAGGATGGCCGCTGGGATGAGGCTAACGTAGAGAaacagaggctggaggagaagcAGCGCAGTGTGCGCCGGGAGAGGGAGCGGGAGGCCGCCAGCCAGCGCACCTCCAGTCAGTCAGAAGAGG GCGCACCCCATGACAACTACAAGGCACTTTGGTTTGAGCGCTGTGAGGACCGCATAACAGGTGAACAAGTTCATATCTACAAAGGAGGCTATTGGGAAGCCAAGGAGCGGGGCAGCTGGGAGGCCTGCCCAGACATATTCTGA
- the LOC115376446 gene encoding N-acyl-aromatic-L-amino acid amidohydrolase (carboxylate-forming) B-like has protein sequence MEEEVVHLSRLSRVAVCGGTHGNELSGVYLVRELQKTEKPLEEEDELVSVLVVLSNPRAVQQCRRYTETDLNRCFTHATLNGPESDKTPYEITRSRELNSLLGPKGSPEAVDLICDLHNTTANMGLCLIAYSDHDWICLHIFRYLQRQMPDIPVRYIHFDFPPKEAYSLESVGKHGFAIEIGPQPHGVVRSNIYTTMKAGVQHVMDWVRFFNSGTIFEGGSVEVYTMVKNIDYPRDSETHSITAAIHPQLQDQDFCLLHPNDPLFQTFSGETLRYKGKEPLYPFFINECAYYEKGIALSLARRKCVKMPPIQVKTELEHQENEWEFASEEDE, from the exons atggaggaagaggtggtACATTTGTCAAGGTTGTCCCGGGTTGCTGTGTGTGGTGGTACCCATGGAAACGAGCTGTCCGGGGTGTACTTGGTTAGGGAgctgcagaaaacagagaagccTCTTGAGGAGGAGGACGAACTTGTCTCGGTGCTGGTGGTGCTGTCAAACCCGCGGGCTGTCCAGCAGTGTCGCAGATACACCGAGACTGACCTGAACCGCTGCTTCACCCATGCCACCCTCAA CGGCCCTGAATCAGACAAAACCCCGTATGAGATCACCAGGTCTCGGGAACTGAACTCTCTGCTTGGTCCCAAAGGAAGCCCCGAGGCGGTGGACCTCATATGTGACCTCCACAACACCACTGCCAACATGGGCCTGTGCCTCATTGCTTACTCTGATCACGACTGGATCTGCCTGCACATATTCAGATACCTGCAG AGACAGATGCCAGATATACCAGTGAGGTACATCCACTTTGATTTCCCCCCAAAAGAAGCATACTCACTGGAGTCTGTAGGAAAACATGGCTTTG CAATAGAGATTGGCCCTCAGCCCCATGGTGTGGTGAGGTCAAACATCTATACAACGATGAAAGCTGGTGTCCAGCATGTGATGGACTGGGTCCGTTTCTTCAACTCAG GTACTATCTTTGAAGGAGGGTCTGTGGAAGTGTACACCATGGTTAAGAATATTGACTACCCAAGAGACTCTGAGactcacagcatcacagcagccattcatCCTCAACTCCAG GACCAAGATTTCTGCCTCCTCCATCCCAACGACCCCTTGTTCCAGACTTTCTCAGGAGAAACGCTGAGGTATAAAGGGAAAGAACCTCTGTATCCTTTCTTCATCAATGAATGTGCTTATTACGAGAAGGGGATCGCGCTCTCCCTTGCCAGAAGGAAGTGTGTGAAGATGCCTCCGATCCAGGTGAAGACGGAGCTCGAGCACCAAGAGAACGAATGGGAATTTGCGTCGGAAGAGGATGAGTGA
- the LOC115376486 gene encoding oxysterol-binding protein 1-like isoform X1, with the protein MSEVKTPTPTPAGDTYKGWVFKWTNYIKGYQRRWFVLSNGLLSYYRTQAEMGHTCRGTINLATATIAVDDACNFVISNGGAQTYHLKASCEVERQRWITALELAKAKAARMQAESDDSGDDFSPSSASVPPGQGGGTQNSEVQSTLRTLGSKVEDLSTCNDLISKHGSALQRSLSELDSLRLTGEAGDKIRQVTERATLFRITSNAMINACRDFLALAQAHSKRWQKALQAEREQRVRLEETLEQLAKQHNHLERAFRGAAQANTAADSKGSAGPGKGEASDEDDDNEFFDAMEEAPEFITVPADPQFHKRSSSNISGFNSEMGPDDQSLNEEPLTINQESPSQELAPLKKRRTRIPDKPNYSLNLWSIMKNCIGKELSKIPMPVNFNEPISMLQRLSEDLEYHELLDKAAKCQNSLEQLCYVAAFSVSSYSTTVHRTGKPFNPLLGETYELDRRRESGYRSLCEQVSHHPPAAAHHVISDRGWTLRQEITVASKFRGKYLSIMPLGTIHAIFEKGNNHYTWKKVTTTVHNIIVGKLWIDQSGEIDVVNHTTGDRCHLKFVPYSYFSRDVARKVTGVVMDKDGKAHYVLSGTWDEKMEFSRVMQSSRGGENGTEGKQKTVYQTLKAREVWRRNPLPEGAETIYFFTDLALTLNEPEEGVAPTDSRRRPDQRLMEDGRWDEANVEKQRLEEKQRSVRREREREAASQRTSSQSEEAVDEDSFTDPSLKSAPHDNYKALWFERCEDRITGEQVHIYKGGYWEAKERGSWEACPDIF; encoded by the exons ATGTCGGAGGTTAAGACCCCCACTCCAACGCCAGCTGGAGACACATACAAAGGATGGGTGTTCAAATGGACAAACTACATCAAGGGCTATCAGCGAAGGTGGTTTGTCCTGAGCAACGGATTATTGTCATACTACAG GACCCAGGCAGAGATGGGTCACACGTGTAGAGGCACAATCAACTTGGCCACAGCAACTATTGCCGTTGATGATGCCTGCAATTTTGTGATCTCTAACGGAGGAGCTCAGACTTACCACCTAAAAGCCAGCTGTGAGGTGGAACGGCAACGCTGGATCACTGCCCTAGAACTGGCCAAAGCCAAGGCCGCACGCATGCAGGCCGAGTCAG atgACTCAGGGGATGACTTCTCGCCATCCTCTGCTTCGGTGCCCCCAGGACAAGGAGGCGGGACACAGAACTCCGAAGTCCAGTCCACGCTCAGGACACTAGGCAGCAAAGTGGAGGATCTTAGCACGTGTAATGATCTCATTTCCAAACATGGCTCTGCCCTCCAGAG GTCTTTGTCAGAACTGGACAGTTTGCGTCTCACTGGAGAGGCCGGGGATAAGATTCGGCAGGTGACAGAGAGGGCCACCCTGTTCCGCATCACCTCCAATGCCATGATTAAT GCATGCCGAGACTTCCTTGCACTGGCCCAGGCTCACAGTAAACGATGGCAGAAGGCCCTGCAGGCAGAGCGAGAGCAGCGGGTTAGACTGGAGGAAACTCTGGAGCAGCTGGCCAAGCAGCACAATCACCTGGAGCGAGCTTTCAGAGGGGCGGCGCAGGCTAACACTGCTGCAGACAGCAAAG GCTCTGCTGGACCAGGAAAGGGCGAGGCAAGCGATGAGGATGACGACAATGAGTTCTTTGATGCCATGGAGGAGGCCCCTGAGTTTATCACTGTACCTGCAGACCCCCAGTTCCATAA AAGGTCAAGCAGCAACATTAGTGGCTTCAACAGTGAAATGGGTCCTGACGATCAGTCG CTTAATGAGGAACCACTTACGATAAACCAAGAGTCACCATCTCAGGAGTTGGCACCACTGAAGAAGAGGCGGACCCGTATCCCAGACAAACCCAATTATTCCCTCAATCTGTGGAGCATCATGAAGAACTGCATTGGCAAAGAGCTGTCCAAGATCCCTATGCCT GTGAACTTCAATGAGCCCATTTCCATGCTGCAGCGCCTGTCAGAGGATCTCGAGTACCACGAACTGCTGGACAAGGCGGCCAAGTGCCAGAATTCCCTGGAGCAGTTGTGCTATGTGGCGGCCTTCTCCGTTTCATCCTACTCAACCACTGTTCATCGCACGGGCAAGCCCTTCAACCCACTGCTTGGCGAGACATACGAGTTGGATCGCCGGAGAGAGAGTGGCTACCGCTCCCTCTGCGAGCAG gtgagtcaccaccccccagcagcagcacatcatgTGATCTCTGATCGAGGCTGGACCCTTAGGCAGGAAATCACAGTTGCCAGCAAGTTTCGCGGAAAATACCTTTCCATTATGCCTCTAG GCACAATCCATGCTATTTTTGAGAAAGGCAACAATCATTACACATGGAAGAAAGTTACTACCACCGTGCACAACATCATTGTAGGAAAACTATGGATTGATCAG TCAGGAGAAATCGATGTAGTGAACCACACAACAGGAGACCGCTGCCATCTGAAGTTTGTCCCATACAGCTACTTCTCCAGAGATGTAGCCAGAAAG GTGACAGGTGTGGTGATGGACAAGGACGGCAAGGCCCATTATGTGCTGTCGGGCACATGGGATGAGAAGATGGAGTTCTCTAGGGTGATGCAGAGTAGCCGAGGAGGAGAGAACGGCACTGAGGGCAAGCAGAAGACAGTCTACCAAACCCTCAAAGCCCGAGAAGTCTGGAGGAGGAATCCTCTGCC CGAGGGGGCAGAGACCATCTACTTCTTCACTGACTTGGCACTCACCCTCAACGAGCCTGAGGAGGGTGTGGCGCCCACTGACAGCCGGCGCAGGCCTGACCAGCGGTTGATGGAGGATGGCCGCTGGGATGAGGCTAACGTAGAGAaacagaggctggaggagaagcAGCGCAGTGTGCGCCGGGAGAGGGAGCGGGAGGCCGCCAGCCAGCGCACCTCCAGTCAGTCAGAAGAGG CTGTCGATGAGGACTCTTTTACTGACCCCTCTCTGAAAA GCGCACCCCATGACAACTACAAGGCACTTTGGTTTGAGCGCTGTGAGGACCGCATAACAGGTGAACAAGTTCATATCTACAAAGGAGGCTATTGGGAAGCCAAGGAGCGGGGCAGCTGGGAGGCCTGCCCAGACATATTCTGA